A genome region from Perca fluviatilis chromosome 20, GENO_Pfluv_1.0, whole genome shotgun sequence includes the following:
- the LOC120549176 gene encoding sorting nexin-14-like isoform X2: MGCIRACLQKIRRRVKLERFRELGRQYPVFCFLLLVLLLSTVLLNRYIHIMMVFWSFLAGVVTFYCSLGPESLLPNVLVSIKPKTKSYQQELFPLGHSCAVCGKIKCKRHRPTLLLENYQPWLDLNIPSKVDASLSEILELVLENFVYPWYRDITDDEAFVDDLRVTLRFFAAVLVRRTQKVDVASLITQKLLKVAMKHIEIISKARQKVKNAEFLQQAALEEYGPDLHVALRSRRDELLYLRKLTEMLFPYILPPKATDCRSLTLLIREVLAGSVFLPSMDYLADPDTVNHLLLIFIDNAPPEEAMEPTSTLVPFLQRYSDIRNKKPSVLKLELREIREQQDLLFRFMNFLKQEGAVHVLQFCLAVEEFNDKILCPELSDTEKIMLHEEVKKIYETYCLDESVDKIRFDPFIVEEIRNIAEGPYAEVVKLQTMRCLFEAYEHVLSLLENVFTPMFCHSDEYFRQLLRGAESPARNSRMSRNSLSLDDIRSWDWSPESPSSMFTASGSSSPASFNSLHAQSTFTTFPYGSQSHRHSSPKNTSKRGESFGISRIGSKIKGVFKSTTMEGAMLPSHGLVEGEDDMVEEAMMVLEDDSPMEAASTPSTPRNLSAWNITIPYIDFYDDDVKRERIPVFCIDVERNDRKAVGHESENWSVYRRYLEFYVFESKLTEFHGSFPDAQLPSKRIIGPKNYEFLTSKREEFQEYLQKLLQHPELSNSQLLADFLSPYSMESQFLDKMLPDVNLGKIIKSVPSKLIKEKGQHLEPFIQSFFNSCESPKPKPSRPELTILSPTSENDKKLFNDLFKNNANRSELTEKRHNQNYFMEMITVEGLYDYLMFLGRVVFHIPDWLHHLLMGGRILLKNTLEAYTDYYLRCKLNQVVQEHRLVSLITLLRDTVFCESSVPRSAQDKQRRAKRTFDEMRTYIPGIHSLLPDFLGKCIREEAKYEGVRLLFDGLQQPVLNKQLTYVLLDIAIQELFPELNKVQKDTAVMAPWM, from the exons ATGGGATGCATCAGGGCTTGTCTGCAGAAAATAAGACGCAGGGTGAAGCTGGAGCGGTTCAGAGAGCTGGGCCGACAGTATCCAGTCTTCTGCTTTCTGCTGCTGGTCCTGTTGCTGTCTACTGTGCTTTTAAACAG GTATATTCACATTATGATGGTGTTTTGGTCCTTCCTGGCTGGAGTCGTCACTTTCTACTGCTCTTTGGGGCCTGAATCTCTGCTGCCCAACGTCTTGGTCTCCATCAAACCAAAAACCAAG TCATACCAACAGGAGCTGTTTCCACTGGGCCACAGCTGTGCCGTTTGTGGAAAAATCAAATGTAAAAGGCACAG ACCGACTTTATTACTGGAAAACTATCAACCATGGCTTGACCTGAACATTCCCTCTAAGGTGGATGCTTCTCTTTCAGAG atTCTGGAGCTGGTTCTGGAAAACTTTGTGTATCCTTGGTATAG AGACATCACGGACGATGAGGCGTTTGTTGACGATCTCAGAGTGACTTTGCGCTTCTTTGCAGCTGTGTTGGTCCGCCGGACCCAGAAG gTGGATGTGGCATCCCTCATCACACAAAAGCTTCTTAAAGTTGCCATGAAGCACATTGAAATAATAAGCAAAGCAAGACAGAAAG TAAAGAATGCTGAGTTTCTTCAACAAGCTGCCCTGGAGGAATATGGTCCTGATCTCCATGTAGCCCTTCGCAGTCGCAGAGATGAGCTCCTCTACCTCAGGAAGCTGACTGAGATGCTCTTTCCTTACATCCTGCCACCCAAGGCTACAGACTGCAG ATCTCTTACTCTCCTGATAAGAGAAGTCTTGGCTGGTTCTGTCTTCCTTCCTTCAATGGACTACTTGGCTGATCCT gaCACGGTGAATCATTTACTTTTGATATTCATAGACAACGCCCCT CCCGAAGAAGCCATGGAGCCCACTTCAACGTTGGTTCCTTTTCTACAAAGGTACTCGGACATTCGCAACAAAAAGCCCTCT GTGCTGAAACTGGAGTTGAGGGAAATCCGAGAACAGCAAGACCTTCTCTTCCGTTTTATGAACTTCCTGAAGCAAGAAGGGGCCGTTCACGTGCTCCAGTTCTGCCTTGCAGTCG AGGAATTCAACGACAAGATACTGTGCCCAGAGCTGTCTGACACAGAAAAGATAATGCTTCATGAGGAGGTGAAGAAGATCTATGAGACGTACTGTTTGGACGAGAGCGTCGATAAGATCCGCTTTGATCCTTTCATAGTGGAAGAAATACGCAACA TTGCAGAGGGCCCGTATGCAGAggtggtgaagctgcagacCATGAGGTGTTTGTTTGAAGCCTATGAGCACGTCCTGTCCCTCCTGGAGAATGTTTTCACCCCAATGTTCTGTCACAGTGATGAG TACTTCCGCCAACTTCTGAGAGGGGCAGAGTCCCCTGCCAGGAATTCCAGGATGAGCAG AAATAGCCTCAGTTTGGATGACATCCG TTCCTGGGACTGGAGCCCCGAGTCCCCGTCCTCAATGTTCACCGCCTCTGGCAGCTCTTCACCTGCATCTTTTAACTCCCTCCATGCCCAGTCCACGTTCACAACCTTCCCATACGGCTCGCAATCCCACCGCCACTCATCACCCAA GAACACGTCAAAGAGGGGCGAGTCCTTTGGGATCAGCCGCATTGGCAGTAAGATCAAAGGAGTGTTCAAGAGTACAACCATGGAGGGAGCCATGCTGCCATCCCATGGTCTTGTGGAGGGAGAGGACGATATG GTGGAGGAAGCCATGATGGTGCTGGAGGACGACTCCCCCATGGAGGCAGCGTCCACCCCCAGCACCCCCCGAAACCTCTCAGCCTGGAACATCACCATCCCATACATTGATTTTTATGACGACGATGTGAAGAGGGAAAGGATTCCTGTGTTCTGTATCGATGTAGAGCGCAATGACCGGAAGGCAG TGGGACATGAGTCTGAGAACTGGTCTGTGTACAGAAGATATCTGGAGTTCTATGTCTTTGAATCAAAGCTCACTGAGTTTCATG GCTCGTTTCCAGATGCGCAGTTGCCTTCAAAGAGAATCATCGGTCCCAAGAATTACGAGTTCCTCACATCAAAGCGAGAGGAGTTCCAGGAGTACCTTCAG AAACTTCTGCAGCACCCAGAGCTGAGTAACAGTCAGCTCCTCGCCGACTTCCTGTCCCCGTACAGTATGGAGTCTCAGTTCCTGGACAAGATGTTACCTGATGTGAACCTGG GGAAAATCATTAAGTCAGTTCCCAGCAAACTGATAAAAGAG AAAGGGCAGCATCTGGAGCCATTCATCCAGTCCTTTTTCAACTCCTGTGAATCTCCCAAACCCAAACCCAGCCGCCCTGAGCTCACTATCCTGAGCCCCACCTCGGAAAATGATAAAAAG CTCTTCAACGACCTCTTCAAAAACAATGCCAACCGATCAGAGTTGACTGAGAAAAGGCACAATCAGAATTACTTCATGGAAATGATCACTGTTGAAGGGCTGTATGACTACTTAATGTTTCTGG GCCGAGTCGTCTTCCACATCCCGGACTGGCTGCACCACCTGCTAATGGGTGGCAGGATCCTGTTAAAGAACACACTTGAAGCCTACACAGATTACTACCTTCGGTGCAAGCTGAACCAGGTGGTCCAGGAGCACCGGCTAGTCTCGCTCATCACCCTGCTTAGAG ACACAGTTTTCTGTGAGAGCAGTGTGCCTCGATCGGCCCAGGACAAGCAGAGGAGGGCGAAGAGGACATTTGATGAGATGAGGACCTACATTCCAGGTATTCATTCACTTCTTCCAG ACTTTCTGGGGAAATGTATCAGAGAAGAGGCCAAGTATGAAGGAGTACGCCTCCTCTTCGATGGACTGCAACAGCCAGTTCTTAACAAACAG CTGACATATGTGCTGTTGGACATCGCCATTCAAGAACTTTTCCCTGAGCTAAACAAG GTACAGAAGGACACCGCTGTGATGGCTCCATGGATGTAA
- the LOC120549176 gene encoding sorting nexin-14-like isoform X6, translated as MGCIRACLQKIRRRVKLERFRELGRQYPVFCFLLLVLLLSTVLLNRYIHIMMVFWSFLAGVVTFYCSLGPESLLPNVLVSIKPKTKSYQQELFPLGHSCAVCGKIKCKRHRPTLLLENYQPWLDLNIPSKVDASLSEILELVLENFVYPWYRDITDDEAFVDDLRVTLRFFAAVLVRRTQKVDVASLITQKLLKVAMKHIEIISKARQKVKNAEFLQQAALEEYGPDLHVALRSRRDELLYLRKLTEMLFPYILPPKATDCRSLTLLIREVLAGSVFLPSMDYLADPDTPEEAMEPTSTLVPFLQRYSDIRNKKPSVLKLELREIREQQDLLFRFMNFLKQEGAVHVLQFCLAVEEFNDKILCPELSDTEKIMLHEEVKKIYETYCLDESVDKIRFDPFIVEEIRNIAEGPYAEVVKLQTMRCLFEAYEHVLSLLENVFTPMFCHSDEYFRQLLRGAESPARNSRMSRNSLSLDDIRSWDWSPESPSSMFTASGSSSPASFNSLHAQSTFTTFPYGSQSHRHSSPKNTSKRGESFGISRIGSKIKGVFKSTTMEGAMLPSHGLVEGEDDMVEEAMMVLEDDSPMEAASTPSTPRNLSAWNITIPYIDFYDDDVKRERIPVFCIDVERNDRKAVGHESENWSVYRRYLEFYVFESKLTEFHGSFPDAQLPSKRIIGPKNYEFLTSKREEFQEYLQKLLQHPELSNSQLLADFLSPYSMESQFLDKMLPDVNLGKIIKSVPSKLIKEKGQHLEPFIQSFFNSCESPKPKPSRPELTILSPTSENDKKLFNDLFKNNANRSELTEKRHNQNYFMEMITVEGLYDYLMFLGRVVFHIPDWLHHLLMGGRILLKNTLEAYTDYYLRCKLNQVVQEHRLVSLITLLRDTVFCESSVPRSAQDKQRRAKRTFDEMRTYIPGIHSLLPDFLGKCIREEAKYEGVRLLFDGLQQPVLNKQLTYVLLDIAIQELFPELNKQVQKDTAVMAPWM; from the exons ATGGGATGCATCAGGGCTTGTCTGCAGAAAATAAGACGCAGGGTGAAGCTGGAGCGGTTCAGAGAGCTGGGCCGACAGTATCCAGTCTTCTGCTTTCTGCTGCTGGTCCTGTTGCTGTCTACTGTGCTTTTAAACAG GTATATTCACATTATGATGGTGTTTTGGTCCTTCCTGGCTGGAGTCGTCACTTTCTACTGCTCTTTGGGGCCTGAATCTCTGCTGCCCAACGTCTTGGTCTCCATCAAACCAAAAACCAAG TCATACCAACAGGAGCTGTTTCCACTGGGCCACAGCTGTGCCGTTTGTGGAAAAATCAAATGTAAAAGGCACAG ACCGACTTTATTACTGGAAAACTATCAACCATGGCTTGACCTGAACATTCCCTCTAAGGTGGATGCTTCTCTTTCAGAG atTCTGGAGCTGGTTCTGGAAAACTTTGTGTATCCTTGGTATAG AGACATCACGGACGATGAGGCGTTTGTTGACGATCTCAGAGTGACTTTGCGCTTCTTTGCAGCTGTGTTGGTCCGCCGGACCCAGAAG gTGGATGTGGCATCCCTCATCACACAAAAGCTTCTTAAAGTTGCCATGAAGCACATTGAAATAATAAGCAAAGCAAGACAGAAAG TAAAGAATGCTGAGTTTCTTCAACAAGCTGCCCTGGAGGAATATGGTCCTGATCTCCATGTAGCCCTTCGCAGTCGCAGAGATGAGCTCCTCTACCTCAGGAAGCTGACTGAGATGCTCTTTCCTTACATCCTGCCACCCAAGGCTACAGACTGCAG ATCTCTTACTCTCCTGATAAGAGAAGTCTTGGCTGGTTCTGTCTTCCTTCCTTCAATGGACTACTTGGCTGATCCT gaCACG CCCGAAGAAGCCATGGAGCCCACTTCAACGTTGGTTCCTTTTCTACAAAGGTACTCGGACATTCGCAACAAAAAGCCCTCT GTGCTGAAACTGGAGTTGAGGGAAATCCGAGAACAGCAAGACCTTCTCTTCCGTTTTATGAACTTCCTGAAGCAAGAAGGGGCCGTTCACGTGCTCCAGTTCTGCCTTGCAGTCG AGGAATTCAACGACAAGATACTGTGCCCAGAGCTGTCTGACACAGAAAAGATAATGCTTCATGAGGAGGTGAAGAAGATCTATGAGACGTACTGTTTGGACGAGAGCGTCGATAAGATCCGCTTTGATCCTTTCATAGTGGAAGAAATACGCAACA TTGCAGAGGGCCCGTATGCAGAggtggtgaagctgcagacCATGAGGTGTTTGTTTGAAGCCTATGAGCACGTCCTGTCCCTCCTGGAGAATGTTTTCACCCCAATGTTCTGTCACAGTGATGAG TACTTCCGCCAACTTCTGAGAGGGGCAGAGTCCCCTGCCAGGAATTCCAGGATGAGCAG AAATAGCCTCAGTTTGGATGACATCCG TTCCTGGGACTGGAGCCCCGAGTCCCCGTCCTCAATGTTCACCGCCTCTGGCAGCTCTTCACCTGCATCTTTTAACTCCCTCCATGCCCAGTCCACGTTCACAACCTTCCCATACGGCTCGCAATCCCACCGCCACTCATCACCCAA GAACACGTCAAAGAGGGGCGAGTCCTTTGGGATCAGCCGCATTGGCAGTAAGATCAAAGGAGTGTTCAAGAGTACAACCATGGAGGGAGCCATGCTGCCATCCCATGGTCTTGTGGAGGGAGAGGACGATATG GTGGAGGAAGCCATGATGGTGCTGGAGGACGACTCCCCCATGGAGGCAGCGTCCACCCCCAGCACCCCCCGAAACCTCTCAGCCTGGAACATCACCATCCCATACATTGATTTTTATGACGACGATGTGAAGAGGGAAAGGATTCCTGTGTTCTGTATCGATGTAGAGCGCAATGACCGGAAGGCAG TGGGACATGAGTCTGAGAACTGGTCTGTGTACAGAAGATATCTGGAGTTCTATGTCTTTGAATCAAAGCTCACTGAGTTTCATG GCTCGTTTCCAGATGCGCAGTTGCCTTCAAAGAGAATCATCGGTCCCAAGAATTACGAGTTCCTCACATCAAAGCGAGAGGAGTTCCAGGAGTACCTTCAG AAACTTCTGCAGCACCCAGAGCTGAGTAACAGTCAGCTCCTCGCCGACTTCCTGTCCCCGTACAGTATGGAGTCTCAGTTCCTGGACAAGATGTTACCTGATGTGAACCTGG GGAAAATCATTAAGTCAGTTCCCAGCAAACTGATAAAAGAG AAAGGGCAGCATCTGGAGCCATTCATCCAGTCCTTTTTCAACTCCTGTGAATCTCCCAAACCCAAACCCAGCCGCCCTGAGCTCACTATCCTGAGCCCCACCTCGGAAAATGATAAAAAG CTCTTCAACGACCTCTTCAAAAACAATGCCAACCGATCAGAGTTGACTGAGAAAAGGCACAATCAGAATTACTTCATGGAAATGATCACTGTTGAAGGGCTGTATGACTACTTAATGTTTCTGG GCCGAGTCGTCTTCCACATCCCGGACTGGCTGCACCACCTGCTAATGGGTGGCAGGATCCTGTTAAAGAACACACTTGAAGCCTACACAGATTACTACCTTCGGTGCAAGCTGAACCAGGTGGTCCAGGAGCACCGGCTAGTCTCGCTCATCACCCTGCTTAGAG ACACAGTTTTCTGTGAGAGCAGTGTGCCTCGATCGGCCCAGGACAAGCAGAGGAGGGCGAAGAGGACATTTGATGAGATGAGGACCTACATTCCAGGTATTCATTCACTTCTTCCAG ACTTTCTGGGGAAATGTATCAGAGAAGAGGCCAAGTATGAAGGAGTACGCCTCCTCTTCGATGGACTGCAACAGCCAGTTCTTAACAAACAG CTGACATATGTGCTGTTGGACATCGCCATTCAAGAACTTTTCCCTGAGCTAAACAAG CAGGTACAGAAGGACACCGCTGTGATGGCTCCATGGATGTAA
- the LOC120549176 gene encoding sorting nexin-14-like isoform X1 — protein sequence MGCIRACLQKIRRRVKLERFRELGRQYPVFCFLLLVLLLSTVLLNRYIHIMMVFWSFLAGVVTFYCSLGPESLLPNVLVSIKPKTKSYQQELFPLGHSCAVCGKIKCKRHRPTLLLENYQPWLDLNIPSKVDASLSEILELVLENFVYPWYRDITDDEAFVDDLRVTLRFFAAVLVRRTQKVDVASLITQKLLKVAMKHIEIISKARQKVKNAEFLQQAALEEYGPDLHVALRSRRDELLYLRKLTEMLFPYILPPKATDCRSLTLLIREVLAGSVFLPSMDYLADPDTVNHLLLIFIDNAPPEEAMEPTSTLVPFLQRYSDIRNKKPSVLKLELREIREQQDLLFRFMNFLKQEGAVHVLQFCLAVEEFNDKILCPELSDTEKIMLHEEVKKIYETYCLDESVDKIRFDPFIVEEIRNIAEGPYAEVVKLQTMRCLFEAYEHVLSLLENVFTPMFCHSDEYFRQLLRGAESPARNSRMSRNSLSLDDIRSWDWSPESPSSMFTASGSSSPASFNSLHAQSTFTTFPYGSQSHRHSSPKNTSKRGESFGISRIGSKIKGVFKSTTMEGAMLPSHGLVEGEDDMVEEAMMVLEDDSPMEAASTPSTPRNLSAWNITIPYIDFYDDDVKRERIPVFCIDVERNDRKAVGHESENWSVYRRYLEFYVFESKLTEFHGSFPDAQLPSKRIIGPKNYEFLTSKREEFQEYLQKLLQHPELSNSQLLADFLSPYSMESQFLDKMLPDVNLGKIIKSVPSKLIKEKGQHLEPFIQSFFNSCESPKPKPSRPELTILSPTSENDKKLFNDLFKNNANRSELTEKRHNQNYFMEMITVEGLYDYLMFLGRVVFHIPDWLHHLLMGGRILLKNTLEAYTDYYLRCKLNQVVQEHRLVSLITLLRDTVFCESSVPRSAQDKQRRAKRTFDEMRTYIPGIHSLLPDFLGKCIREEAKYEGVRLLFDGLQQPVLNKQLTYVLLDIAIQELFPELNKQVQKDTAVMAPWM from the exons ATGGGATGCATCAGGGCTTGTCTGCAGAAAATAAGACGCAGGGTGAAGCTGGAGCGGTTCAGAGAGCTGGGCCGACAGTATCCAGTCTTCTGCTTTCTGCTGCTGGTCCTGTTGCTGTCTACTGTGCTTTTAAACAG GTATATTCACATTATGATGGTGTTTTGGTCCTTCCTGGCTGGAGTCGTCACTTTCTACTGCTCTTTGGGGCCTGAATCTCTGCTGCCCAACGTCTTGGTCTCCATCAAACCAAAAACCAAG TCATACCAACAGGAGCTGTTTCCACTGGGCCACAGCTGTGCCGTTTGTGGAAAAATCAAATGTAAAAGGCACAG ACCGACTTTATTACTGGAAAACTATCAACCATGGCTTGACCTGAACATTCCCTCTAAGGTGGATGCTTCTCTTTCAGAG atTCTGGAGCTGGTTCTGGAAAACTTTGTGTATCCTTGGTATAG AGACATCACGGACGATGAGGCGTTTGTTGACGATCTCAGAGTGACTTTGCGCTTCTTTGCAGCTGTGTTGGTCCGCCGGACCCAGAAG gTGGATGTGGCATCCCTCATCACACAAAAGCTTCTTAAAGTTGCCATGAAGCACATTGAAATAATAAGCAAAGCAAGACAGAAAG TAAAGAATGCTGAGTTTCTTCAACAAGCTGCCCTGGAGGAATATGGTCCTGATCTCCATGTAGCCCTTCGCAGTCGCAGAGATGAGCTCCTCTACCTCAGGAAGCTGACTGAGATGCTCTTTCCTTACATCCTGCCACCCAAGGCTACAGACTGCAG ATCTCTTACTCTCCTGATAAGAGAAGTCTTGGCTGGTTCTGTCTTCCTTCCTTCAATGGACTACTTGGCTGATCCT gaCACGGTGAATCATTTACTTTTGATATTCATAGACAACGCCCCT CCCGAAGAAGCCATGGAGCCCACTTCAACGTTGGTTCCTTTTCTACAAAGGTACTCGGACATTCGCAACAAAAAGCCCTCT GTGCTGAAACTGGAGTTGAGGGAAATCCGAGAACAGCAAGACCTTCTCTTCCGTTTTATGAACTTCCTGAAGCAAGAAGGGGCCGTTCACGTGCTCCAGTTCTGCCTTGCAGTCG AGGAATTCAACGACAAGATACTGTGCCCAGAGCTGTCTGACACAGAAAAGATAATGCTTCATGAGGAGGTGAAGAAGATCTATGAGACGTACTGTTTGGACGAGAGCGTCGATAAGATCCGCTTTGATCCTTTCATAGTGGAAGAAATACGCAACA TTGCAGAGGGCCCGTATGCAGAggtggtgaagctgcagacCATGAGGTGTTTGTTTGAAGCCTATGAGCACGTCCTGTCCCTCCTGGAGAATGTTTTCACCCCAATGTTCTGTCACAGTGATGAG TACTTCCGCCAACTTCTGAGAGGGGCAGAGTCCCCTGCCAGGAATTCCAGGATGAGCAG AAATAGCCTCAGTTTGGATGACATCCG TTCCTGGGACTGGAGCCCCGAGTCCCCGTCCTCAATGTTCACCGCCTCTGGCAGCTCTTCACCTGCATCTTTTAACTCCCTCCATGCCCAGTCCACGTTCACAACCTTCCCATACGGCTCGCAATCCCACCGCCACTCATCACCCAA GAACACGTCAAAGAGGGGCGAGTCCTTTGGGATCAGCCGCATTGGCAGTAAGATCAAAGGAGTGTTCAAGAGTACAACCATGGAGGGAGCCATGCTGCCATCCCATGGTCTTGTGGAGGGAGAGGACGATATG GTGGAGGAAGCCATGATGGTGCTGGAGGACGACTCCCCCATGGAGGCAGCGTCCACCCCCAGCACCCCCCGAAACCTCTCAGCCTGGAACATCACCATCCCATACATTGATTTTTATGACGACGATGTGAAGAGGGAAAGGATTCCTGTGTTCTGTATCGATGTAGAGCGCAATGACCGGAAGGCAG TGGGACATGAGTCTGAGAACTGGTCTGTGTACAGAAGATATCTGGAGTTCTATGTCTTTGAATCAAAGCTCACTGAGTTTCATG GCTCGTTTCCAGATGCGCAGTTGCCTTCAAAGAGAATCATCGGTCCCAAGAATTACGAGTTCCTCACATCAAAGCGAGAGGAGTTCCAGGAGTACCTTCAG AAACTTCTGCAGCACCCAGAGCTGAGTAACAGTCAGCTCCTCGCCGACTTCCTGTCCCCGTACAGTATGGAGTCTCAGTTCCTGGACAAGATGTTACCTGATGTGAACCTGG GGAAAATCATTAAGTCAGTTCCCAGCAAACTGATAAAAGAG AAAGGGCAGCATCTGGAGCCATTCATCCAGTCCTTTTTCAACTCCTGTGAATCTCCCAAACCCAAACCCAGCCGCCCTGAGCTCACTATCCTGAGCCCCACCTCGGAAAATGATAAAAAG CTCTTCAACGACCTCTTCAAAAACAATGCCAACCGATCAGAGTTGACTGAGAAAAGGCACAATCAGAATTACTTCATGGAAATGATCACTGTTGAAGGGCTGTATGACTACTTAATGTTTCTGG GCCGAGTCGTCTTCCACATCCCGGACTGGCTGCACCACCTGCTAATGGGTGGCAGGATCCTGTTAAAGAACACACTTGAAGCCTACACAGATTACTACCTTCGGTGCAAGCTGAACCAGGTGGTCCAGGAGCACCGGCTAGTCTCGCTCATCACCCTGCTTAGAG ACACAGTTTTCTGTGAGAGCAGTGTGCCTCGATCGGCCCAGGACAAGCAGAGGAGGGCGAAGAGGACATTTGATGAGATGAGGACCTACATTCCAGGTATTCATTCACTTCTTCCAG ACTTTCTGGGGAAATGTATCAGAGAAGAGGCCAAGTATGAAGGAGTACGCCTCCTCTTCGATGGACTGCAACAGCCAGTTCTTAACAAACAG CTGACATATGTGCTGTTGGACATCGCCATTCAAGAACTTTTCCCTGAGCTAAACAAG CAGGTACAGAAGGACACCGCTGTGATGGCTCCATGGATGTAA